The Proteiniphilum propionicum genome contains the following window.
ATAAATTGAAAATATATATTTGCAGCACTTAACTAATTTAGTTAAGAACAATGCAACGTACTTTTTCTTTTATTCGGGAATAACATTTATGTGGAAAATAATATTTAGGCTGAAACATTATCATTTTAAAATTCGATCCTGATATTTTCCTAGTGTGATAAAGCGTGTTTTATGTAGTGTTTCTAACTTCTATTGAAATGAATAAAATTATTTACACTCTGATATTAATTATGATATCCATATCTTGTTCTCAAGTTAAGGATATTTCATATTTTCAGAATATTGAGCAGATAATGACTTTACCCGGCAGTAACGGTAACGGGCACGATGCGAGAATAAAACCTAAAGATATTTTGTCTATCACCGTTGTTAGCAGTGAACCTGCCGCATCGAGAAGATACAACCTTTTTACACCGCAAACTGAAACTGGCGGTACGTTCTACTCCCAGGCAGTGCTTCAAAACTATTTGGTGGACAGCGATGGAAAAATTAATTTTCCATCTTTGGGGTCTCTGAAGGTAGAAGGGTTAAATACCAAAGAGCTGGAATTGCATATCAACAATCTGCTTGCTCCGTTCTTCACTGAAGAGAAGCCGGTTGTCACTGTCAGAATTGTTAATTATTCGGTCAATATAATGGGTGAAGTTCTCAGGCCGGGGAAATATGAATCAATGAGCGGCCGGATGACAATCTTAGATGGATTGGCAATGGCGGGCGATATGACTATTTACGGACGCAGAGATAATGTGAAAGTGCTAAGGGATGATGGAAATGGAGAGCTAATTATATACACGCTTAATCTGACTGATAAAAACATGTTTTATTCCCCCGCATTTTTTTTGGAGCAAAATGATGTTGTGTATGTCGAACCCAACAAGTCGAAGGCAAATTCTTCAAAATATGGAGCCGCTGAATCTTTCAGGATTTCTACTTTGTCGGTATTGATCTCTCTGATAACTATGACTACAACAATTTTCGGATTGTTGAGGTGAATATTTTATAACCACATTTATACTACAGCTTTACAATGTATAAATATTCTGAAGTTGAAGAGGAATTTTCGGCGCTTGCAGAAAAGAGGATCGATCTGATTGATATTATAATGAAATATCTGTCTTACTGGAAATGGTTTTTGCTCTCGATAATATTATCTCTGGCCATTGCAGTATCTTATATCTATATAACGTTGCCTAAATACAAGGTGGCGACTTCAATACTATTCAAAGACGACCAAAAAGGGGGGTTAACCGAGATGAACATCTTTAGAGAGATGGGGGTAGTAAACAGAAAAAACAATGTAGATAATGAGATAGAGATACTAAAAAAATCATTGATTGTAGAGAGTGTTGTCAGGAAGCTGAATCTGTATGTTACATATACAAAACTGAATCCATTTGAGTTTATTCATCAAACAGGAATTGATAAGGTTTTTCCAAAACTTACATATTTAAGATCGAAAGTAATTTACGGGAAACAATGCCCCATAATAATAGTGATCCCTGAAAATATTCTGAATAATATGACGAATAACATCGAATTAGATGTTCGGGTAAACAGTGACGGGCATTATCTTTTTTCAGGTATGCATGAAGGGAAAAAATATTATGTCGGTGGAACTTTTGCCAACAGTACCGCTAATCTGCCTTTTGGTGAAATAAATGTGTTAAAGGGTAATGCCGTTCCAGAAAAAAGCATGGTCATACGACTTCAGATAAACCATCCGGTGAATGTTGCCGATCAGTTTCTAAATGCCCTTGAGATAGAGCTGACATCGAAAACATCATCGGTAGCGACACTTTCTCTGGAATGCATGAATGGTGAATTGGGAAGGACCTTTTTAAAAGAATACATCGAGACATTTAATGAAAAGGTAATAAACGAGCAGATGGAGCTGGCTGAAAAAACAGCAATACTTATTGATAAACATCTCACAAAACTTAGCAATGAACTAAGCGAAATGGAGTCTCAGGTGCAGGATTACAAGCAGTCACAAGGGTTGACCGATATTTCTTCACAGGCTGATCTCTTTAATGTTCAGTCGGCAAATATGAGACAAAGGAAGATGGAGGTTGAATCGCAATATGCAATTGTATCTGATCTTAATAAATATGTACAGCAGAGGAACGATCATAATCAGCTTATACCTGCCAATCCGGGTATAAAAAGCGAGGTTTTGAATGCACAGATTAACGCGTATAACAATTTGGTGTTGGAGAGGAATAAACTAGCGCGCATAGCCTCTGGAAGCAACCAGTCGATGATAGACCTGAATAACAGGATTGAATCAACTTTCAACTCTGTTAAAACAGGACTGCAAAACGAGATGAATAACCTTGTTATACAGCAGCGCGATATCAATGCCTTATATTCTCAAAGCAATGCCAGGATACGGGCTATACCACGCCAGGAACGTGTCTATTCCGATATTATACGTCAGCAAAACATCAAAGAAGCGTTGTTCCTCTATCTTCTTCAGAAAAAAGAAGAGAGATATATGAATATGACTACTGGTGAACCTACTTCAAGGATTATTGATAATATACGTGTGTTGGGGATAGTTTCGCCAAACAAGAAAATTATCTTTTTTTTATTTTTTGTCATCGGATCAATATTTCCCGTAGTGGTTATTAAAATCAGAGATCTGCTAAGATACCAGATAGACACTAGGGAGGATATTGAAAAAATCTCTTCTATACCGGTACTTGGAGAGATACCAAAATCGGTTCAATCGCAGATAATTGCAGTGAAAGAAGACTGCAACGACAGTTTTAATGAAATGATAAGGCTGTTGAGGGCAAACCTTTTATTTGTTATTGAAGGTGATAATAAGGTTATAAACATATTGTCGGGAATAAGCGGTGACGGAAAAACGTTTGCTACTCTCAACCTGGGCATGAGCCTGGCACTACTTGATAAAAACGTGTTGATCATTGAGCTGGATATCAGAAAACCTAAGCTTGCCAAAATTCTTGGATTAGATAGCAAGAAAGGAGTTACACTTTATTTATCAGGTATTTTAGATAGAAATGAGCTTGTAAAACCTTCCGGTATTCATCCTAATTTGTATGTAATTACTGCTGGAGCGGTTCCTCCTAATCCTAATGAGATTTTGTCGAAATCAATGCTGGATGAGTTGATAAACAATTATAAGAGCGAATATGATTTCATATTTCTTGATACTGCACCGTTGGGGCAGGTATCAGACGGATTTGTATTGAACCGGCTTGCAGATGTGAACCTCTACGTTGCCCGTTCAGGATATACGCCTAAAAAATATATTGGCGATGCAGACAGGTTTTACCGTGAGAACAGGTTAAAGAAAATATATTTTGTGCTGAACTCTGTTAACATGAACTCAATGGAGTACAGATATGGATTTAGTAAAAAATATGGATATGGGTATTAATGAATAGTTCAATTGTCGCATATGTTATGAGTTCATATTAATTTTTCAATGAAGCTGGATATTATAGCTATATGCTAATTGGATGAACAGATGTAAAAGTTAAGCAAATAATATGTGATTCGATTATAAATTTCAGGCATAATGGAGCTCAATGGCGCAAACATAATTCAACTTCCTAAAAAATTTGACAGAAGGGGAAACCTTTCAGTCATAGAAGAGATAAAAAATATTCCATTTAAGATAAAGCGTACCTATTGGATTTATGATGTTCCGGGGGGAGAGGTACGAGGTGGACATGCATATAAGCGCAATCAGGAATTTATTGTAGCACTTTCAGGTAGTTTTGATGTGATTCTGGATAATGGGGAGGAGAGAAAAATATATACTCTCAACAGGTCATACTATGGCCTGTATGTACCAAAAGGAGTGTGGAGACAAATGCAAAATTTTTCGACCAATGCGTTAGCTCTCATACTTGCTTCCATCAAATTTGACATGAAAGACTATATTTATGATTATACTCTGTTTAAAGAACTGACAAAAGAACTAATAACCTGATAAATAATTCGAATGTATATTTTTTGGAGAGCATTCAATTACCGACATTTAAAGAATTATAATGAAAAGGACAAACATATACGACTGTTCAATAATTGAAATTGATAAACATCACAACGAGAAAGGGAATATAAGTGTGGTAGAGAACGGTAAAACCATACCCTTCAGAGTAAAGCGTGTTTATTACCTGTATGATGTACCCGGTGGTGAGTCAAGGGGCGGGCATGCGCATAAGAAACTACATCAGTTGATTGTTGCGGCCAGCGGAAGTTTTGATGTGACGGTTGATGATGGTGAATTAAAAAGGACCTTTACCATCAACAGGCCTTACAGAGGAGTGTTAATAGTGCCGGGCATTTGGAGAGAGCTGGATAACTTCTCTTCCGGTTCTGTTTGTCTGGTATTGGCATCGACTGAATATTCAGATGATGATTATATAAGAGATTACAAGCAATTTAAGGAGTATAAAAATAATTTGTCAAACAAGCGGGGTAAGCCGGAAACTTTAAAATGACAGGTGATGGTAATTATATTGTCTTGTATGTGAATGTTTTATATAAGATGAACAAGGTGTGGTTGAAAAACGGTTGACATGATAAAATTTCTTGATTTGCAGAAATTAACGCAGAAGTATTCTGCCGAAATACATCAGGCTGCTTCGCGTGTAATAGACTCGGGCTGGTATCTGCTGGGTGAAGAGACCGGTTTATTTGAAAAAAATTATGCTGAATATATTGGTACCGGATATTGTGTGGGTGTTGCCAACGGCCTCGATGCTTTAAGAATAATTTTACGTGCTTATATAGAGATGGGGGTGATGAGTGAAGGTGATGAAATTATTGTTCCAGCCAATACGTTTATCGCTTCTATTATAGCCATTACCGATAACCGGTTAGTGCCTGTTTTGGTTGAGCCGGATATAGGGAATTATCAGATTGACGACACGAAAATAGAGGCTGCTGTAACCCCAAAAACCAAGGGAATAATGATTGTTCATCTGTACGGACAGTGTGCATATACAAATAAAGTGGAGGAGCTATGCAAGAGGTACAACCTTAAATTAATAGAAGACAATGCACAGGCATGCGGTTGTAAGTTCAACGGCAACAGAACCGGTTCTTTGGGCGATGCAGCAGGACACAGCTTTTACCCTGGAAAAAATCTGGGAGCTCTTGGTGATGGCGGGGCAGTAACAACCAACGATGAGTACTTAGCAGAAAAAGTGAGGACTCTTGCCAATTACGGTTCTCGAAAGAAATACATATTTGAGTATCACGGTTATAACAGTCGATTGGATGAAATTCAGGCTGCTATCCTAAATGTGAAACTAATTCATCTGGATAAAGATAATCAAAGGCGAAAAGAGATAGCCCAATACTATCTCGATTGCATAACTCAGCCGGAAGTTATTCTACCCGTGATAAACGACTGGGATGCCCATGTTTTTCATCTTTTTGTCGTTCGTTCGGAACGCCGCGACGAATTGATTCAATTTATGAATAGCCTGGGTGTTCAAGCGCTTATACACTATCCGGTTCCACCTCATAAGCAAAAGGCTTACGAAGAGTGGAACAGTCTCTGTTTCCCGATTACTGAAAAAATACACAGAGAGGTTGTAAGCTTGCCAATCAGCCAGGTGATAACGGATGAAGAGGCAGATACTGTTGTTAATGCAATTAATGCTTTTCATTAGAAAACATAATCAGTATAAATGAAATGACAGAAAAGGAAAATTCATACTGGAAGATCATTCAAAAGGTTATGCAACGAATAAAAAAGATACAGATGAATTTAAAAGAGACTCCTTTGGTCTCGGTAGTGCTCGTCACGTATAACAGTGCCCAATACGTTATAGAGACACTGGAAAGCATTAAAGCCCAGACATGGCAGCAAATAGAATTGATTGTATCTGACGATTGCTCCACCGATAAGACAGTAGAGTTATGTTCGAATTGGATAGATTGTAATAAAGGCCGTTTTAGTAAAACGAAAATGATTACCGTTTTACAAAACAGCGGTATTCCGGCTAACTGCAACCGCGGTTTAAGAGCTGCGCAGGGAGAATGGGTTAAAATAATTTCTGGAGATGATATACTTATAAAAAATTGTATTTCTGACAATATGGAATATGTAAGACGCTTCCCTGATGCCTCTTTCGTTGTTTCAGATATTCGCGAAATAGATGAAAATGGTGTTTTAATACATGAACGGGTCGTGAATGAGGGATTGTCTTTTTTTGTTAATATTCCGTCAGCCGGGAAGCAGCTTAAGGCATATTCACGCTGGCCTGCGTTTTTGAATTCACCAACTTTTTTCTACAGGAGAGAGGTAATGGAGCTGGTGGGGTATTGCGATGAGGAGTTCCGGATATATGAAGATATGGTTACTATTTTCAAAGTTACGGAAAAAGGGATAAAGGTGCATTACTTGAACAAGGCTACAGTTGATTACAGGATTCACCGCGACTCTATTTCTAGATGCATGAAAGCAGAAATGTTGCGTGAAAATGAGGCTTTAGAAATTTTCAGGAAATACCGGAGAAGAAACCTGAGTATTTTTAATCCCCTCGACATGTCGGTCTGTTACGAGAGCTGGTTGCAGTTTAAGTATAAGGGGATTAAGGGTTGGAAAGGAAACTCTATTTTACGAAAATTCAGCCTTTTCTACTGGTATGTGAGGTTTTATGGTGTAAAATCATATTAATGTAAAGATAATAGTATGCGCGTTCTGTGGATTACACATGATCTATTTGAAGTGTTCCTCCCTTTTGTCAAGGGCAAACCCACTAAAGGGGGATCATGGATTGCACCGCTGTTTTATTCAATTCAGAAAAAAACAAATATAACGCTGGGGTCAGTTACCCCGGTGATAGGCGGTAAGCAACAAAAACAGATAATAGATGATGTAACATATTATTCTGTCGGTATCGATAAAAACGAAAATAAGACAAAGATGAACAAGAGGCTGGTAAACAGTTACATGTCTGCAATTGATGATTTTAAGCCTGATATTGTTCATGTGCACGGGACAGAAAATAATTTTGGCCTTTTGCGTAAATACATTGATGCGAATATAGCTGTTGTTTGTTCCATACAGGGGATAATTACTCCCTGTCTTGACTATTTAAAACAGAGTGTTTCGTCAATCAATATCGGGAAATACAGATCAATAAAAAACAGGATGGGTCGTGGAGGAGTAAATAGTAGCATAAGAAAATGGGAAAAATACAGTGATATTGAAAAAGATATATTCAAATTAAATCATTACTTTATTGGCAGAACCACCTGGGATAAAGCCTGTTTAATGGAGTTTAATGAAAAAGCTGAATTTTTTCACGGGGAAGAGCTCTTGCGTTCACAGTTTTACAGTTCTTCGTGGAGTATTGACCAGTGTGAACGATACAGAATATTTGTATCTTCCGCAGCATACCCGCTGAAAGGGTTTCATGTTTTGCTGCATGCATTAGCTATATTGAAAAAGCGTTACCCACATGTAAAAGTTGTAGCACCGCTTTCATCAATTGATCAAATGTCATCAAGAGTGAAGGATTTTATGATGGCCGAGGATTATGACAATTATATCAAGAGTGAAATAAAAAAATTAAAATTAGAGGATAATGTCATTTTTCAAAAAAAATTAAGCGCCGGGGAGATGGCAATTCAATATTGTAAAGCACATGTTTTTGTACTTCCTTCCTTTATCGAAAATAGCCCTAATTCATTAGGAGAAAGCATGATGATTGGAACCCCCTCTGTTGTAGCCCCGGTAGGTGGTGTGATTTCCATTGTAAGCGACAATGAGAGCTCGTTGTTATTTCCTTGTGGTGATCACGCTTCCCTGGCTTTTCAAATCGGCAGAATTTTTGATGACGATAATCTTGCGGTGAAAATTAGTAATAATGCCAGGGAGATAGCCCGGAGACGCCATGATGTGCAAAAAGTCACCGATCAATATTTATCAATTTATTCCGAAATAATAAAACTCCATTATGAAAGTAGTACAAATACTCCACGAACTTAAATTCTCAGGAGCAGAGATAATGTATGTCGATGCAGCTCCTTTTTTCAGGGAAAAAGGGTGTGATCTGACAGTTATGGCCACAGCACCTGTAGTGGGTGAATACTCTGTTCATTTTGAGAACGCGGGTTATAAGGTGGTCCATAATCCTTATCCTGCCAGGAGAAATTATTTGTCACGCCTGCTTTATTGGGCCTCCTTTACCAGTTTCATCAAGAAAGAAAAATTTGATGTAATTCATATTCATACAAGCGCGATAATGTGGGAAATAGCATTTTGTTCATGGTTGGCAGGAATACGTTCAGTGTTTACATTCCATAGTGTTTTTACTTCTCATTTTTACAGTTATCCGTTGCATCTGATACAGCGGTGGACAGCAAAAAAAATATTTGGCTGTAAGTTCCAAAGTATCAGTGATTCAGTGTATGAACATGAGTTGGAAAAATACCATAACAACACGATAAAAATTAATAACTGGTATGGGCTGAATCGTTTCTATCCGGCAGGCATTGAAGAGAAAAAACAGGTAAGGAGGGAGCTGAATATACCTGAGGAGGCACTTGTTTTAATCTCCATAGGCGAATGCAGTCCCATAAAAAGGCATTCTGACATTATAATGGCACTTCCAAGAATATGTTTATCACATCCTTCGGTACTATACCTTCATCTGGGCAAAGGGGACATGGAAGAAGTGGAAATTGAACTGGCCGCAGGATTAGGAGTGAGGAATAACGTTCGTTTTTGTGGAAATAGAAAAGAGGTAAGAATGTTTCTTGTAGCAGCTGATATATATGTGATGACCAGCAAATATGAAGGGATATCAATTACAACCATTGAAGCGATGGCATGTGGTGTACCTGCAATTTTGTATGACGTAGCCGGTTTGTGTGATTTCAATAAGACAGGAAAAAACTGCATGTTGATAGCTGAGGATTACAACCTGTTGGCGGAGACTGTGATTTATCTTTACACACATCCGGAACTTTCGCAATTACTATCACACAGGGCATTAGAGCTGGTGAAAAATAGCTACAACCTGAATAAAAATGCATCAGGAATTTATCAACTTTATTCAAATTAAAAGAAATAAACCTGTAAGAAAATATGAGGTGTTTTAAGTTAAAAAATGATATGGATAGTACTCTCATTGTACGGATTTTTATGCTCCTGTGTGAGTTTTATAATTGCATTTGCTACAGATTTGACTCGCATCCTTCCGTCCCCCCAGGGACTGGTATAAATTGGAATAACTGTAACAGCAACAGATTCTAAAGTCAAATAAATTACAATTCTTGTATGCGTATTTTATGGATCACAGTCGATGTTTTTGAGCTTTTCTTCCCCAAAGTAAAAGGCAGGACAACAAAAGGGCGATTTTGGATAGCACCATTGTTTTACAGTATTTATCATCAGGAAAATGTAAAGCTGGGAGCGGTAATCCCTATTGTTGACGGGAAAGAGCAGAAACAGGAGATTGAAAATGTTGCATACTACTCTGTCAATATCGGCAAAAAGGAGGTCATGACTAATATGAACAAAGGACTAATTGACAAGTATATAAATGCAATTAATGATTTTAACCCCGATATTATTCATGTACACGGTACGGAGATAAATTTTGGCCTGCTTCGCAAATATGTGGATGAAAGGATTCCCATTGTCTGTTCAATACAAGCTATTGTATCACCATGGCTTTCCTTTATGAAACAGAGTATGGCAGATGCAAGCGTGAAAAGGAGCAAGTCTTTAAAAATCATATTTGGAAGAGGCGGGGTGGATGGAGTATTAAAAAAATGGGAAAAATACCCGCTAATTGAAAAAGAAATTTTCAGGATAAACAAATATTTTATCGGCCGCACTTTATGGGACAAAGCATATGTTTACATCCACAACCCGAATGCATTATATTATCATGGTGAAGAGTTGTTACGCTTTCCTTTCTATAATACTCACTGGGACATCCGCT
Protein-coding sequences here:
- a CDS encoding sugar 3,4-ketoisomerase, whose protein sequence is MKRTNIYDCSIIEIDKHHNEKGNISVVENGKTIPFRVKRVYYLYDVPGGESRGGHAHKKLHQLIVAASGSFDVTVDDGELKRTFTINRPYRGVLIVPGIWRELDNFSSGSVCLVLASTEYSDDDYIRDYKQFKEYKNNLSNKRGKPETLK
- a CDS encoding glycosyltransferase family 4 protein, which codes for MRVLWITHDLFEVFLPFVKGKPTKGGSWIAPLFYSIQKKTNITLGSVTPVIGGKQQKQIIDDVTYYSVGIDKNENKTKMNKRLVNSYMSAIDDFKPDIVHVHGTENNFGLLRKYIDANIAVVCSIQGIITPCLDYLKQSVSSINIGKYRSIKNRMGRGGVNSSIRKWEKYSDIEKDIFKLNHYFIGRTTWDKACLMEFNEKAEFFHGEELLRSQFYSSSWSIDQCERYRIFVSSAAYPLKGFHVLLHALAILKKRYPHVKVVAPLSSIDQMSSRVKDFMMAEDYDNYIKSEIKKLKLEDNVIFQKKLSAGEMAIQYCKAHVFVLPSFIENSPNSLGESMMIGTPSVVAPVGGVISIVSDNESSLLFPCGDHASLAFQIGRIFDDDNLAVKISNNAREIARRRHDVQKVTDQYLSIYSEIIKLHYESSTNTPRT
- a CDS encoding DegT/DnrJ/EryC1/StrS family aminotransferase; the protein is MIKFLDLQKLTQKYSAEIHQAASRVIDSGWYLLGEETGLFEKNYAEYIGTGYCVGVANGLDALRIILRAYIEMGVMSEGDEIIVPANTFIASIIAITDNRLVPVLVEPDIGNYQIDDTKIEAAVTPKTKGIMIVHLYGQCAYTNKVEELCKRYNLKLIEDNAQACGCKFNGNRTGSLGDAAGHSFYPGKNLGALGDGGAVTTNDEYLAEKVRTLANYGSRKKYIFEYHGYNSRLDEIQAAILNVKLIHLDKDNQRRKEIAQYYLDCITQPEVILPVINDWDAHVFHLFVVRSERRDELIQFMNSLGVQALIHYPVPPHKQKAYEEWNSLCFPITEKIHREVVSLPISQVITDEEADTVVNAINAFH
- a CDS encoding glycosyltransferase family 4 protein, which produces MKVVQILHELKFSGAEIMYVDAAPFFREKGCDLTVMATAPVVGEYSVHFENAGYKVVHNPYPARRNYLSRLLYWASFTSFIKKEKFDVIHIHTSAIMWEIAFCSWLAGIRSVFTFHSVFTSHFYSYPLHLIQRWTAKKIFGCKFQSISDSVYEHELEKYHNNTIKINNWYGLNRFYPAGIEEKKQVRRELNIPEEALVLISIGECSPIKRHSDIIMALPRICLSHPSVLYLHLGKGDMEEVEIELAAGLGVRNNVRFCGNRKEVRMFLVAADIYVMTSKYEGISITTIEAMACGVPAILYDVAGLCDFNKTGKNCMLIAEDYNLLAETVIYLYTHPELSQLLSHRALELVKNSYNLNKNASGIYQLYSN
- a CDS encoding exopolysaccharide transport family protein encodes the protein MYKYSEVEEEFSALAEKRIDLIDIIMKYLSYWKWFLLSIILSLAIAVSYIYITLPKYKVATSILFKDDQKGGLTEMNIFREMGVVNRKNNVDNEIEILKKSLIVESVVRKLNLYVTYTKLNPFEFIHQTGIDKVFPKLTYLRSKVIYGKQCPIIIVIPENILNNMTNNIELDVRVNSDGHYLFSGMHEGKKYYVGGTFANSTANLPFGEINVLKGNAVPEKSMVIRLQINHPVNVADQFLNALEIELTSKTSSVATLSLECMNGELGRTFLKEYIETFNEKVINEQMELAEKTAILIDKHLTKLSNELSEMESQVQDYKQSQGLTDISSQADLFNVQSANMRQRKMEVESQYAIVSDLNKYVQQRNDHNQLIPANPGIKSEVLNAQINAYNNLVLERNKLARIASGSNQSMIDLNNRIESTFNSVKTGLQNEMNNLVIQQRDINALYSQSNARIRAIPRQERVYSDIIRQQNIKEALFLYLLQKKEERYMNMTTGEPTSRIIDNIRVLGIVSPNKKIIFFLFFVIGSIFPVVVIKIRDLLRYQIDTREDIEKISSIPVLGEIPKSVQSQIIAVKEDCNDSFNEMIRLLRANLLFVIEGDNKVINILSGISGDGKTFATLNLGMSLALLDKNVLIIELDIRKPKLAKILGLDSKKGVTLYLSGILDRNELVKPSGIHPNLYVITAGAVPPNPNEILSKSMLDELINNYKSEYDFIFLDTAPLGQVSDGFVLNRLADVNLYVARSGYTPKKYIGDADRFYRENRLKKIYFVLNSVNMNSMEYRYGFSKKYGYGY
- a CDS encoding polysaccharide biosynthesis/export family protein; the encoded protein is MNKIIYTLILIMISISCSQVKDISYFQNIEQIMTLPGSNGNGHDARIKPKDILSITVVSSEPAASRRYNLFTPQTETGGTFYSQAVLQNYLVDSDGKINFPSLGSLKVEGLNTKELELHINNLLAPFFTEEKPVVTVRIVNYSVNIMGEVLRPGKYESMSGRMTILDGLAMAGDMTIYGRRDNVKVLRDDGNGELIIYTLNLTDKNMFYSPAFFLEQNDVVYVEPNKSKANSSKYGAAESFRISTLSVLISLITMTTTIFGLLR
- a CDS encoding glycosyltransferase family 4 protein produces the protein MRILWITVDVFELFFPKVKGRTTKGRFWIAPLFYSIYHQENVKLGAVIPIVDGKEQKQEIENVAYYSVNIGKKEVMTNMNKGLIDKYINAINDFNPDIIHVHGTEINFGLLRKYVDERIPIVCSIQAIVSPWLSFMKQSMADASVKRSKSLKIIFGRGGVDGVLKKWEKYPLIEKEIFRINKYFIGRTLWDKAYVYIHNPNALYYHGEELLRFPFYNTHWDIRFCEKHRIFVSSSVYPLNGFHTLIKAADILKNKYPDIKLVAPFSLIRENSSRCVDLFISKDYDIFLKREIVSHGLERNVVLLKNLSSEEMANEYKKAHLFALPSFLENSPYSLGEAMMVGTPSVVSSVGGVTSIVKDETSALYFAPGDFVMMAYQIDRLFSDDMLALKISENARIIAEKRHNVEDIIDQYMSIYTDIISNHNHNHIFYV
- a CDS encoding glycosyltransferase family 2 protein; translation: MTEKENSYWKIIQKVMQRIKKIQMNLKETPLVSVVLVTYNSAQYVIETLESIKAQTWQQIELIVSDDCSTDKTVELCSNWIDCNKGRFSKTKMITVLQNSGIPANCNRGLRAAQGEWVKIISGDDILIKNCISDNMEYVRRFPDASFVVSDIREIDENGVLIHERVVNEGLSFFVNIPSAGKQLKAYSRWPAFLNSPTFFYRREVMELVGYCDEEFRIYEDMVTIFKVTEKGIKVHYLNKATVDYRIHRDSISRCMKAEMLRENEALEIFRKYRRRNLSIFNPLDMSVCYESWLQFKYKGIKGWKGNSILRKFSLFYWYVRFYGVKSY
- a CDS encoding sugar 3,4-ketoisomerase — protein: MELNGANIIQLPKKFDRRGNLSVIEEIKNIPFKIKRTYWIYDVPGGEVRGGHAYKRNQEFIVALSGSFDVILDNGEERKIYTLNRSYYGLYVPKGVWRQMQNFSTNALALILASIKFDMKDYIYDYTLFKELTKELIT